The window CTTTTCCGCCCTGAAGATCAAGAGCTGGATACACAGACATTCGTCTGCGAAAGCATGCCCGCCTGCGCGGGAATGACGAGGGGGGCAAGGCAGCGGAAACCTGCGCGGGAACGGCGACTCGAAGCGATTCGTTGCTTTCCGAATGCGGAAACGGCGCGGTGTGACCCGCGCCGTTCCGTGTCGCCGATGCGCTTCGCATCGGGAATCCTTCGCCGGGATTACCAGCTGAAACCCATACCCGCCGACACGCTGCTGTCGCTGCCGGACACCGCGCCGCCCAGCGACACACTGGCGTTCGGTGCGACCAGCCGCTGGTAGCTGATCGCCATCGCGGTGCGGCCGTTCTGCGCGCCCGCGCCGATGCCGATGCGGTTGCGGCCCGGCAGGCCGGCGGTGTTCAGCGCTGCCGCGCTCATCGCACCGCTCATGGCGGCCACCTGGTCGAGGCGGCGGTCCATCTGGTCGAAGCGGCGTTCGGTCTGCTGCTGGAACTGCACGAAGCTGTCGTTCCACGCGGCGAACTTGCTGTCGGTGTAGGCGTTCGCCGATTGCAGCGTCTGCGCCGACTTGGTGTCGGTGTAGGTCTTGGATGTGGTCAGGGTGGCGGCGTCGCCGGCATCGGCATGGGCGTTGGCGGACGCCAGCGTGGCGGCGTCGCCCGCGGCCATGTCGGTGCGGATGGCGGTTTCGCGGGTGTCGGTGTAGGTGTTGGCGGCGGCGAGGGCCGCGGCATCGCCGGCATCCATCTGGCCCTTGTTCACCGCGTCCATCGCGTCGGTGCCGTCGGCGACGTTCTTGACCTGCGTGCCGCCGGCGCCGTCGAGGGTGGCGGTGGCGTGGCTGGGATCGTCGTACTGCACGCCGTTGGCGTTGCCGGTCATCCAGCTGTCGATCGCCGCCAGCGCCGAACCCACGTCGCCGTAGTTCACGCCCTGGATGGTGTAGCTGGGCGCGGTGAAGATGCCGCCCGTCCACGCCGCGCCGCCGCCGAACGCCGCCGCGAACGGCGAGAGATCCACCGCGCCGGCGGCGATGGCCGCGTTCAACTGGCGCAGATTCACCGCGTCGGTGTCCTGCGTGCCGTCGGCCAGATGGATGATCTGGTGTTCGCCACCGGCCTGGCCCACGGACACGGCGAAGTCGCGGTCGGCGATCGCCATGTAGCCGATCGCGGTGCTACCGACGTTGCGCGCTTCCGAGCTGTTGCCGAAGACGCTGGCGTTCTGTGCGCCGGCGAGTACCTGGTTGCCGTAGCCGAATGCGCTGCTGCCCGAGGCCCGTGCCGCGTTCAACCGGCCGAAGGCGTTGCTGCCGTCGCCGTCCGCGATGTTGTTGGTGCCCACGGCAGTGCTGGCGTTCTTGTTCGCGCTGTTTCCAAAGCCCAGCGCGGTGCTGAATTGATTCTGCGCGACGTTGTCCAGACCGATCGCCACGCTCCGGTCGCCCAGCGCGCGCACGCCTCCGCCCACCGCCACGCTGCTCTTGCCGAGGGCCAGCGCGGTTTCGCTGCTGGCGTCGTCGCCGTCGTCGCCGTCGGTGTCCACGTCGATGTTGACGCTGCCGTCATTGTCGCGGTCGTACCAGGTGCTGACCGCCAGACTGTTTTCGCCCACGGCCTGGCCCATGTAGCCCAGCGCGCTGCTGTTCACGCCGGTGGCGCTGTTGGCGTGGCCCACGGCGCTGCTGCCGTCGCCCTTGGCGATGTTCTGGAAGCCCAGGCCGCTGGCGGATGCGCCTTCGATGACGTTGAGATAGCCGACGGCGGTGCTTTGAGCATTCTGGATGTAATTGAGAATGCCGACGGCCGTGCTCTGGGCGCCCTGGACGTAATTGACGTAACCGATGGCGCTGCTGTTGGTGGCACCGGTATCGACGGTGTTGGAGAAGCCGAACGCGCTGCCGTGAACCGCATTGGCCGTGTTGGTCGAACCGACGGCGGTGCTGTCCACGCCGTTGGCTTCGTTGTCGTAACCGATGGCGCTGCTGTTCGTGCCAGCGGCGTTGTTGCTGTTGCCCACGGCGTTGCTGTAGTCGCCATCGGCGGTGTTGTCGTAGCCGAAGGCGTTGCTGAAGTCCGCATTGGCATGGTTGAGCGTGCCGAACGCGCCGGCGTATTCGCCCTGCACGAGATTGCTGAACCCGTAGGCCGAGCTGCGCGCCTGCTTGACGGTGTTGCCGTAGCCGAACGCGCTGCCCTGGAGGGCGGGGGCATCGATCGTGTTCTGGTAGCCGAAGGCGCTTCCGTAGTTGCCCGCGGCGCTGTTGTTGTAGCCGAAGGCGTTGCTGCCGGGGCCGCTGGCCGTGTTCGAATAGCCGAATGCGCTGCTTTCGAGCCCGTAGGCCTCGTTCGCGTAGCCGAATGCACTGCTGCTGTCGCGCAGGGCGCGGTTGAGGTAGCCGAACGCGCTGCTGTAGTTGCCGCCGGCATTGTTGCGCCAGCCGTAGGCGCTGGCGGTGGCCGTGCAGGTGGTGTTCTGGTCGTCGGTGCCGCCTCCCAGGGTGGTGGTCCTGGTTTCGATGCCGGCGTCGGAGTTTCCGCCGGCGAAGACCCAGGCGCTGCCGTTCCAGGCGAGGCAGCCTTCGTCGGCGAAGGCGGGCGCGGACAGCGCGCCCAGCAGGGCGAGGGCGAGCAGCTGGCGGCGGAGCGGGCGGACGGGTTTGGCGCGCATGGGAAGTCCCCTGTTGGAAAGCGCGCATTCTTGAAGCGTGACGCGCATCACCGGTAATCCATGCGTTCCGTGGGGTTGTCCGAACGTCCCGTGCCGCAAGTAAACTGCCCTTGCGACAGGGGGAGGCGATGGACATCGAGGCGAACGACGCGGCGCCGCGCTTCATGGCGTTCGACACTGACGGCGCGCCCGCGCACGAGCGCTTCGAGCAGTGGCGTTCGCTGTTTCCCCAGGTCGTCGACATTTCGCCGGTCGAACGGTCGCGCCCGTACCGGGCCAACGCGATCGTCTATCTCGCCGAGGATGGCACCGGGATGGCGCGGATCCGCACCGCGCCCACGCTGACGCATTTCGCCGAGGGCAGCAGCGACCACTTCATGCTCGGCCTAATCGCTGACGGCCATTCGCAGGTGCGGCAGGGGCGCGGCGGCGAGGAGACCGCCGATGCCGCCACCGGCTTCAACCTCATGGACTGCTCGCGGCAGATGCGCACGCTGTCGCGCTCGGGCCAGGACAGCGTCCACCTGTTCCTGCCGCGGGCGCGGGTGATGCAGCTGCTGGGCCCGGACCCGACCGGCGCGCGCGGTGCGCTGCGCCACCTGCCCGACACCCCGATGGGGCAGATCCTGAAGGCCAACCTGTCCGCGCTCACCCGCTATGGCACCGCGCTCGACGCACGGGCGTCCGCGCAGGCGATGGAGGCGACGATCACCCTGGCGCTGGCGTACCTGGCCCAGTTCGGCGCGGCGGAGGAGACGCCCGACCTCGACGCGCTGCTGTTCGACGCCGCCTGCCGCTACATCGAGGCGCAGCTGGACGACCCGCGGCTCACCGCCGAGAGCGTCGCGCGCGCGTTGCGGTGTTCGCGCACCCGGCTGTACCGCGTGTTCGCCGAGCGCGACCTGTCCGTCGCCGGCTACGCCCGCGACCTGCGGCTGGCGCGCAGCCGCACGCTGCTGCTGGATGCGCGGTGGAGCATCGGCGAGATCGCGCTGCACTGCGGCTACGGCGACCTGCCGGCGTTCAGCAAGGCGTTCAAGCGCCGCTTCGGCATGGCGCCGGGCGAATGGCGCCAGCTGCACGGCGCGACGACGCGCTGACGCGGCCACGGCGAAGGCGCGTTGCGCGCGCCGGCAATCCGCGCTGCGCGGTCAGGGCGAGGCTGGCCCGTCGCTTTTTTCCCGCAGCGCCGGATGGTCGGCCTTGGGCCGGTCGAGGTGGTAGCCCTGCACCATGTCTACGCCCATCTCGCGCAGCATCAGCAGGGTGCGGCCGTCCTCCACGAACTCGGCCACGGTCTGCTTGCCCATGCCGCGCGCCACTTCGATGATCGCGCGCACGAACACCTGGTTGTCGCGCTCCTGCGGCAGGTCGCGGATGAACATGCCGTCGATCTTGAGCACGTCGGCCTGCAGGTGCTTGAGGTAGGCGAACGACGAAAAGCCGGTGCCGAAGTCGTCCAGGCAGATGGTGCAGCCGGTGCGGCGCAGCGCGGCGATGAAGCGCGCGGCATCGCCCATGTCCGACACCGCCGAGGTTTCCGTCAGCTCCACCAGCAGCCGGCGCGGCGAGACGTGCTGCCGCTGCAGCTGCGCGGTGATGTAGGCGGGCAGTTCCGGGTCGTCGAAGGAGCGCCCGGAAATGTTGATGGCGATCGCCGGCAGGTGCGGGTGGATGGCGAGCAGGCGGATGCTTTCCTGGATCACCCAGCGGTCGATCTCCAGGATCTTGCCGCTCTTCTCCGCGTGGTCGATGAACTGCGCGGGCATGATCAGCTGGCCGGGGTTGGCCTCGTCCTCCATCCGGATCAGCGCTTCCAGGTGGGCGAGGTGGCCGTTGCCGGCGCGGTACACGCCCTGGAAGTGCAGCCGCAGCAGGTTGCTCTCCAGCGCCTGCGCGATGCGGTCGTTCCAGGCGAGGCGGGTGGCCATCTCGCGGGAGGTGTCGCGGTCCGGGCGGTACACGTTCCAGCGGTTCTTGCCGGTGTGCTTGGCCTGGTACATCGCGGCGTCGGCGTGGGCGACGAGGTCTTCCGCGTTGTCCGCGTGGGTGGGGAAGTGGGCGATGCCGAGGCTGGTGGTCAGCCGCACGGTCTGCTCGTGCATGTGCAGCGGCGTCTGCGAGATGCGGCGCACGATGCGTTCGGCCAGGTGCTGGGCGTCGTCCAGGCTGGCGTGCGGCATCAGCACCGCGAACTCGTCGCCGCCGAGGCGGAACAGGGTGTCGTCGCTGCGGATCAGGGTGCGGACTTCCACCGACATCCGGTTGAGCACCGAATCGCCGGCGCGGTGGCCGTAGGTGTCGTTGATGTACTTGAACTCGTCGAGGTCGAAGAACAGCAGTGCAGCCTGGCCCGGCGTGCGCTCGGCGTCGTGGAAGAAGCGCGCCAGGTCGTCCTCGAAGCGGCGGCGGTTGTACAGGCCGGTCAGCGCGTCGTGTTCGGCCAGGCGGATCAGCTGGTCGGCGGCCTGGCGTTCGCGGGTCACGTCCTCGTGCACCCACAGCCGGCCGAGGTGGCGGCCCTGCGCGTCGCTCACCGAATGGGTGCGGTGGGTGACGGTGCGGCCGTCCTGCAAGCGCACCTCGAACTGCTCCGACGTGTCGCGGCCTTCCTGCGCGCTCTCCAGGTGGTGGCCGAACTCCTGCGGGTTCGCCATCAGGCCCTTGGTGAGTTCGAATATCTCGCAGGTGCCGCGGCCGGCCAGCGGCGTGCCTTCGGCGATCTCCCACAGGGCGATGAAGGCGGCGTTGCAGTAGGTGACCCGGTTCTCGCTGCTGACGAACAGGATGCCCTGGTTCATCGCGCCCAGCAGGGCGAGCAGGCGCGCGCGCTCCTCCTCCAGCCGGGTCATGAACTGGCGGCGCTCGTCGACCTCGGTCTGCAGGGCCTGGGCGTGGGCGAACTGCAGGGCGCGCTGCTGGACGAGTTCCTCGACCATGTCGTCGAAGGCGTCGGCCAGCCGGCCCAGTTCGTCGTTGCTCTGCATCGCGATGGGCTTGGGTTCCAGGCCCTGGCCGAGTTCGTCCACGGCCACGGTGAGGCGCTTCAGCGGCACCGCGACCAGTCGCCGCACGCGCCGGCGCAGCAGCCACATCGCCGGCAGCAGGCCGATCAGGCCGATGCAGAACAGCGCGGCCAAGCCCCATGCCAGCAGGTGGTTCACGCGCGACTGCGGCAGCAGGTAGACCTGGTACCAGCCGGGGCCGTGGATCTTCGACCACGCCACCCACTGGCTGCCGTCCGGCGTGCGGCCGGCGCCGCTGTCGGTGCCGGCGCGGACGATCATCCGGTGCACCTGTTCCAGCAGCGGGTCGCGCAGGGTGGCGACGTTGAGCTGGCCGTCGGCGGCGGCGATGCGCTCGCGCAGCTGCGGATGCGCGATCAGGCCGCCGTCCGCGCTCATCACCATCTGGATGCCGTCGTCCTGGTGGCTGGCGGCGGTGCGGTCGATCAGGGTCTGGATCGAGACGTCGTGCCCCAGCGTGCCGACCCACTGGCCCTGCCAGTCCAGCGGCTTGATGACCGAGACCATCCAGGTGTCGGCCTGCTCGTCGAAATAGACCGGCGTCCAGAACACCTTGCGCTGCGGATTGCGGTGCGGCTCCGAGCCCTGCATGGTCGGGTAGCCGGTGTTGGTCGCGTTGGCGTCGGCGCCGCTGCCCCAGTCCACGCCGCGGGCGTAGACCATCAGCCCGTCTTCCACGAAATCCATGTAGGCCGAGAAGAACGGCGGCGCCAGCGCCGGCCCCTGTTCGCGAAGCAGGTCGTAGGCGACCACCGCGCGCAGGCGGGCGGATTCGCCCAGCCCCTGCGGCGACTGGTGCAGGTAGAGGGTGGGCGCGCGCTCGGCGTCGACCAGTTCGGGACGCAGCCGCCACAGGCCGTCGGGGCTGCGCGCGAACAGCGCGTCGAAGCGGGCCAGGGCGGCCTCGCGGTCGGTCTTCGTCAGCCGCCACAGCAGTTCCTGCTGCAGCCGGGCCACGCTCTGTTCGGCCTGCAGGAACAGCCCCTCGCTGGCGCCGGCGCGCAGCTCGACCGTGTGCTTCGCCACCAGCGGCACGACTCTGTCGGTCGCCAGCCGCATGGTCAGGTAGCCGAGCGCGGAGAGCAGCAGGAGGAGGGCGAGGAACAGCCCCCAGATGCTCAGGGACAGCCGGTGGATCAGCGATGCGCGCGACCGGGTGTGCAGCACGTAGTGTCCCTGCGGAGGAGTGGAGCGCTGGACAGCCTGGGGTTCGTCGGACGACCGTGAAGACAGGACTTCATACTAAACGCGCAGCGCGTTCGCAAGCAGCCATCGCGCGGATGCGGGCTGCGGGCGCGGGGGACCGCGCGTGGCGCGACGGCCGGATGCGAAAACGACGAACGCCCCTTGCGGGGCGTTCGGTGGTTCCACGGGCCGGGCCGCTGTGGCGGCGTCAGCGGTGGCCGGCTTCAACGATGGCGATACGTGATGCGGCCCTTGGTCAGGTCGTAGGGCGTCATTTCCACCTTGACGCGGTCGCCGGTCAGGATGCGGATGTAGTTCTTGCGCATGCGGCCGGAGATGTGGGCGATGATCTCGTGGCCGTTCTCCAGCTTCACCCGGAACATGGTGTTCGGGAGGGTTTCGGAGATCGTGCCTTCGAATTCGATGACGTCGTCTTTCGCCATGTGTCTGCCGGAGCGTGTCCTGTAGCTGGGGAGCGCCGGGAAACGGGGCTCGAAAGTCCGTCATTCTGCCACGTCGGGCCGGGTCTTGCAAAAATCCCGTTAATCGCGCACGCCGTCGTCCAGCGCCGAGGCGGGCCATTCGCCGAAGCGCTCGCGCCAGCTCCCCGCCTCGGTGGGCAGGTCGCGCAGGTTCGCCAGCGCTTCCATGTAGGCGGCGCGCGGCCAGGTCTCCACGCCCAGCCGGCGGGTGTGCGGGTTGGGCACCTGCGCGTCGATCAGCGGCCAGCCCCAGCCGCGCAGCCGTCGTGCCAGCATCGCCAGCGCCAGCGAGGACGCCCCGGATTCGGCGGAATACATGCTGTCGCCGCAGAACAGGTGGCCGAACGACAGCCCGAACAGCCCGCCGACCAGCCGCCCGCCGCCGTCGAACACCTCGATGCTGTGGGCGTGGCCGAGCCGGTGCAGTTCGAGATACGCCGCTTGCATGTCGGCGGTGATCCACGTTCCGCCGGACTGCCCATCGCGAGGCGCGGCGCAGCCGGTGACGACCTCGGCGAAGGCGCTGTCGGCGCGCACCGTCCAGCCGCTGTTGCGCAGGCGTCGTCGCAGGCGGCTGGACAGGTGCACGCCGTCGGTGCGGAACACCGCGCGCCGCGACGGGCTCCACCACAGGATCGGTTCGCCTTCCGAGAACCACGGGAAGATGCCGCTGCGGTAGGCGTTGATGAAACGCGTCGGCGACAGGTCGCCGCCCATGGCGAGCAGGCCTTCGGGTTCGGCCAGCGCCAGTTCGACCGGCGGGAACGGCGACGCCGGGTCCTCAGCCAGTTCGAAGAGGCGCAGGTTCATGTCGCCGCATCGTCGCGGAACGGCGAATGCGTCCGCAACTGGCGCAGGTGCTGCCTGATCTCCATGCGCTCCTCCGCGCACCAGTCGCGCAGGGCGCGGGCGAAGCGCGGGTCGGCGATGCGGTGGCGACTGCGCACCAGCGTGGGCAGGAAGCCGCGGGCGATCTTGTGCCGGCCCTGCGCGCCGGGCTCGAAGCGGGTCAGTCCTTCGCGCAGGCAGTAGTCGATGCCCTGGTAGTAGCAGGTCTCGAAATGCAGGCCGGGGTGGCGGCTCTCGTCAGGCATGGAGGTGGCGCCCCAGTAGCGGCCGTACAGGGTGTCGCCGCCGCGCAGGCAGAGCGCGCCGGCGATCGCCGCGCCCTCGCGTTCGGCCAGCACGATGACAAGCTGGCGCGGCATCGTTCGCGCGAGGTGGTGCAGGAAGTCCGGCGTCAGCGCCGGCGCATTGCCGTAGTCGGCGAAGGTCTGCAGGTAGAAGCCGTGCATCGCGGCGAGGTCGCCGTCCGATGCGTCGTCGCCATGCACGATGCGGAAGGACATGCCAGCGTCGCGCACCTTGCGGCGTTCCTGGAGGATGTTCTTGCGGTGCTTGCGGTCCATCGCGCCGAGGTAGTCCTCGAACGTGGTCCAGCCCGCGTCGTTGTGCCAGTGGTACTGGATGTCCTCGCGCAGCAGCCAGCGTTCGTCCGGAGCGTCGTCGCCGAATGCGGCCTCGTCGGCTTGGTTGTGGAAATTGACGTGCGCCGAGGACAGGCCGGATTGCTCGATGAAGCCGGCGATCGCATCGAGCAACCGCCGCTTCGTCGCGTCGTCGCGCGCCAGCAGACGCGGGCCGGTGACGGGTGAGTAGGGCGCCGCGCACAGCCACTTCGGGAAGTAATCCAGTCCATGCTGCGCATAGGCCTGCGCCCAGGCGTGGTCGAACACGAATTCGCCGTGCGAGTTGGTTTTCAGGTAGCCCAGTGCGGCGGCGATCAGCGCATCGCCGTCCCACAGGCAGATGTGGCAGGGCATCCAGCCCCAGTCCTCGCGCAGGCAGCCGGTGGCTTCGAGGCCGGACAGAAAGGCGTGCGCGACGAA is drawn from Thermomonas brevis and contains these coding sequences:
- a CDS encoding YadA C-terminal domain-containing protein, encoding MDAVNKGQMDAGDAAALAAANTYTDTRETAIRTDMAAGDAATLASANAHADAGDAATLTTSKTYTDTKSAQTLQSANAYTDSKFAAWNDSFVQFQQQTERRFDQMDRRLDQVAAMSGAMSAAALNTAGLPGRNRIGIGAGAQNGRTAMAISYQRLVAPNASVSLGGAVSGSDSSVSAGMGFSW
- a CDS encoding helix-turn-helix domain-containing protein, whose amino-acid sequence is MDIEANDAAPRFMAFDTDGAPAHERFEQWRSLFPQVVDISPVERSRPYRANAIVYLAEDGTGMARIRTAPTLTHFAEGSSDHFMLGLIADGHSQVRQGRGGEETADAATGFNLMDCSRQMRTLSRSGQDSVHLFLPRARVMQLLGPDPTGARGALRHLPDTPMGQILKANLSALTRYGTALDARASAQAMEATITLALAYLAQFGAAEETPDLDALLFDAACRYIEAQLDDPRLTAESVARALRCSRTRLYRVFAERDLSVAGYARDLRLARSRTLLLDARWSIGEIALHCGYGDLPAFSKAFKRRFGMAPGEWRQLHGATTR
- a CDS encoding bifunctional diguanylate cyclase/phosphodiesterase, with product MLHTRSRASLIHRLSLSIWGLFLALLLLLSALGYLTMRLATDRVVPLVAKHTVELRAGASEGLFLQAEQSVARLQQELLWRLTKTDREAALARFDALFARSPDGLWRLRPELVDAERAPTLYLHQSPQGLGESARLRAVVAYDLLREQGPALAPPFFSAYMDFVEDGLMVYARGVDWGSGADANATNTGYPTMQGSEPHRNPQRKVFWTPVYFDEQADTWMVSVIKPLDWQGQWVGTLGHDVSIQTLIDRTAASHQDDGIQMVMSADGGLIAHPQLRERIAAADGQLNVATLRDPLLEQVHRMIVRAGTDSGAGRTPDGSQWVAWSKIHGPGWYQVYLLPQSRVNHLLAWGLAALFCIGLIGLLPAMWLLRRRVRRLVAVPLKRLTVAVDELGQGLEPKPIAMQSNDELGRLADAFDDMVEELVQQRALQFAHAQALQTEVDERRQFMTRLEEERARLLALLGAMNQGILFVSSENRVTYCNAAFIALWEIAEGTPLAGRGTCEIFELTKGLMANPQEFGHHLESAQEGRDTSEQFEVRLQDGRTVTHRTHSVSDAQGRHLGRLWVHEDVTRERQAADQLIRLAEHDALTGLYNRRRFEDDLARFFHDAERTPGQAALLFFDLDEFKYINDTYGHRAGDSVLNRMSVEVRTLIRSDDTLFRLGGDEFAVLMPHASLDDAQHLAERIVRRISQTPLHMHEQTVRLTTSLGIAHFPTHADNAEDLVAHADAAMYQAKHTGKNRWNVYRPDRDTSREMATRLAWNDRIAQALESNLLRLHFQGVYRAGNGHLAHLEALIRMEDEANPGQLIMPAQFIDHAEKSGKILEIDRWVIQESIRLLAIHPHLPAIAINISGRSFDDPELPAYITAQLQRQHVSPRRLLVELTETSAVSDMGDAARFIAALRRTGCTICLDDFGTGFSSFAYLKHLQADVLKIDGMFIRDLPQERDNQVFVRAIIEVARGMGKQTVAEFVEDGRTLLMLREMGVDMVQGYHLDRPKADHPALREKSDGPASP
- the infA gene encoding translation initiation factor IF-1, which codes for MAKDDVIEFEGTISETLPNTMFRVKLENGHEIIAHISGRMRKNYIRILTGDRVKVEMTPYDLTKGRITYRHR
- the aat gene encoding leucyl/phenylalanyl-tRNA--protein transferase, yielding MNLRLFELAEDPASPFPPVELALAEPEGLLAMGGDLSPTRFINAYRSGIFPWFSEGEPILWWSPSRRAVFRTDGVHLSSRLRRRLRNSGWTVRADSAFAEVVTGCAAPRDGQSGGTWITADMQAAYLELHRLGHAHSIEVFDGGGRLVGGLFGLSFGHLFCGDSMYSAESGASSLALAMLARRLRGWGWPLIDAQVPNPHTRRLGVETWPRAAYMEALANLRDLPTEAGSWRERFGEWPASALDDGVRD
- a CDS encoding GNAT family N-acetyltransferase produces the protein MAQIARVVRHLSDIPAADWDALHDGRNPFVAHAFLSGLEATGCLREDWGWMPCHICLWDGDALIAAALGYLKTNSHGEFVFDHAWAQAYAQHGLDYFPKWLCAAPYSPVTGPRLLARDDATKRRLLDAIAGFIEQSGLSSAHVNFHNQADEAAFGDDAPDERWLLREDIQYHWHNDAGWTTFEDYLGAMDRKHRKNILQERRKVRDAGMSFRIVHGDDASDGDLAAMHGFYLQTFADYGNAPALTPDFLHHLARTMPRQLVIVLAEREGAAIAGALCLRGGDTLYGRYWGATSMPDESRHPGLHFETCYYQGIDYCLREGLTRFEPGAQGRHKIARGFLPTLVRSRHRIADPRFARALRDWCAEERMEIRQHLRQLRTHSPFRDDAAT